One stretch of Zhihengliuella flava DNA includes these proteins:
- a CDS encoding ABC transporter ATP-binding protein, which yields MSDVLDFAAVSVRRGGKTLLDGIDWTIKEGERWVVLGPNGAGKTTLMQIAGTRMHPSSGTATILGEKLGRVDVFELRPLIGLSSAALAAQIPEQETVLNVVVTAAYGATGRWREEYEKLDERRAFHLLHEWGMSTLINRPFGSLSEGERKRVQIARALMTDPELLILDEPAAGLDLGGREDLVSRLATLAADEAAPAMVLVTHHLEEIPPGFTHVLMLREGGVVAAGELGATLTEENLAATFDADLKLIDNGGRYTALAR from the coding sequence ATGAGTGACGTGTTGGATTTTGCCGCTGTTTCCGTGCGCCGGGGCGGCAAGACGCTGTTGGACGGGATCGACTGGACGATTAAGGAAGGCGAGCGCTGGGTGGTGCTCGGCCCCAACGGCGCCGGCAAGACGACGCTGATGCAGATCGCGGGGACGCGTATGCACCCCAGCTCGGGAACGGCCACCATCTTGGGTGAGAAGCTGGGTCGGGTGGACGTCTTTGAGCTGCGCCCGCTGATCGGCCTGTCCTCGGCCGCACTCGCCGCGCAGATCCCGGAGCAGGAAACCGTCCTGAACGTCGTGGTCACCGCCGCCTACGGCGCCACCGGCCGCTGGCGCGAGGAATACGAGAAGCTCGACGAGCGCCGCGCCTTCCACTTGCTGCACGAATGGGGCATGTCCACGCTGATCAACCGCCCTTTTGGCTCCCTGAGCGAGGGGGAGCGCAAGCGGGTTCAGATTGCCCGGGCGCTCATGACGGACCCCGAACTGCTCATCCTTGACGAGCCGGCCGCCGGGCTGGACCTCGGCGGGCGCGAAGACCTCGTCTCCCGACTCGCCACTCTGGCCGCCGACGAGGCCGCGCCGGCCATGGTGCTCGTGACCCACCACCTCGAGGAGATCCCGCCCGGCTTCACGCACGTGCTGATGCTGCGCGAGGGCGGCGTGGTGGCCGCAGGGGAGCTCGGCGCCACCCTGACCGAGGAAAACTTGGCCGCGACGTTCGACGCCGATCTGAAGCTGATCGACAACGGCGGCCGCTACACCGCCCTCGCCCGCTAA
- a CDS encoding sulfite exporter TauE/SafE family protein, which yields MEALLNYWQEALILLSGLWAGTINTIVGSGSLVTFPVLVALGTAPVNAIVSNAMGLVAGGFSGAWGYRREARSVSKTLLKLLPVSLVGGLVGAYLLLHLPESVFDVVAPVLIVVAIALVLFQPKLSAWAKRRSGTEHVHPELADRQRLPIVLYVLVFLTGVYGGYFTAAQGVLLMGILGVFFHGTLQQSNAIKVILSLGVNLIAAISYLLFAFERIDWIIVALIAVGSLIGGFVGAKIGRRLSPAWLRGVIVVLGVLALVNMIGRLVTGA from the coding sequence ATGGAGGCCCTGCTGAACTACTGGCAGGAGGCACTGATCCTCCTGTCTGGCCTGTGGGCTGGCACGATCAACACGATCGTCGGCTCCGGATCACTGGTCACCTTCCCCGTGCTGGTGGCCCTCGGCACCGCGCCGGTCAACGCGATCGTCTCCAACGCGATGGGCTTGGTGGCCGGCGGCTTCTCCGGTGCGTGGGGGTACCGCCGCGAAGCCCGCAGCGTCTCGAAGACCCTGCTGAAACTCCTGCCCGTCTCCCTCGTGGGCGGGCTCGTGGGCGCCTACCTGCTGCTGCACCTTCCCGAGTCGGTGTTCGACGTCGTTGCCCCCGTGCTGATCGTCGTTGCCATTGCGCTCGTGCTCTTTCAGCCCAAGCTCTCGGCGTGGGCCAAGCGGCGTTCCGGGACCGAGCACGTCCACCCTGAGCTGGCCGACCGCCAACGGCTCCCGATCGTTTTGTACGTGTTGGTTTTCCTGACCGGCGTCTACGGCGGCTATTTCACGGCCGCGCAGGGCGTGCTGCTTATGGGCATCCTCGGTGTGTTCTTCCACGGCACGCTGCAGCAGTCCAACGCCATCAAGGTGATCCTGTCCCTCGGCGTGAATCTCATCGCTGCGATCTCCTACCTCTTGTTCGCCTTCGAGCGGATCGACTGGATCATCGTCGCCCTCATCGCGGTCGGTTCGCTCATCGGCGGGTTTGTCGGTGCCAAGATCGGCCGGCGGCTCTCGCCGGCGTGGTTGCGCGGCGTCATCGTCGTGCTGGGCGTGCTCGCGCTCGTGAACATGATCGGTCGCCTGGTGACCGGGGCATGA
- a CDS encoding TrmH family RNA methyltransferase, translated as MIVDLTPAEGEAYDPASDPRVADYLAMSDAALRQAADPAAGRYIAESTTVVRRAVAAGHAPRSFFFARKHLPALADLLEQFPDVPAYVGEPELLERIAGFHLHRGALAAMQRPAPLDLEAVLRDARRVAILEDVADHTNVGAIFRSASALGVDAVLITPRCADPLYRRAIRVSMGTVFQIPWVRLGPWHEAVAHLRAAGFTLAALEVTDAAQSVDVVAAENHERLALILGTEGAGVSERALADSDVQVVIPMAAGVDSLNVAAASAVAFWELRSR; from the coding sequence ATGATCGTCGACCTCACTCCGGCCGAGGGTGAGGCGTACGATCCGGCGTCGGATCCGCGCGTCGCCGACTACCTGGCCATGTCCGACGCGGCGCTGCGGCAGGCCGCCGACCCGGCCGCTGGCCGCTACATCGCCGAATCCACCACCGTGGTGCGCCGCGCCGTTGCCGCTGGGCACGCTCCGCGCAGCTTCTTCTTCGCCCGCAAGCACCTCCCGGCGCTCGCCGACCTGTTGGAGCAGTTCCCGGACGTCCCGGCGTATGTGGGCGAGCCCGAGCTGCTCGAGCGAATCGCCGGTTTCCACCTGCATCGCGGCGCCCTCGCCGCGATGCAGCGCCCGGCCCCGCTCGACCTCGAGGCCGTCCTGCGGGACGCCCGCCGCGTGGCGATCCTTGAGGACGTTGCTGACCACACCAACGTCGGCGCGATCTTCCGCTCGGCCTCGGCCCTCGGCGTCGATGCCGTGCTCATCACGCCGCGGTGCGCGGATCCGCTCTACCGCCGGGCGATCCGCGTCTCGATGGGGACGGTGTTCCAGATCCCGTGGGTGCGGTTGGGCCCGTGGCACGAGGCCGTGGCGCACCTGCGCGCGGCCGGGTTCACCCTGGCCGCGCTTGAGGTGACGGACGCGGCCCAGTCGGTCGACGTCGTCGCGGCGGAGAACCACGAGCGGCTGGCCCTCATCCTAGGCACGGAGGGCGCTGGCGTCTCCGAGCGGGCGCTGGCGGACTCCGATGTGCAGGTGGTCATTCCGATGGCGGCCGGTGTCGATTCGCTCAATGTGGCGGCGGCCTCGGCGGTTGCGTTCTGGGAGCTCCGCTCCCGCTAG
- a CDS encoding VOC family protein, translated as MGITLENVGITVRDLEEAIAFFTDLGLEVAGRDTVSGEWAETAVGLDGNHAKIAVLSTPDGAGRVEPIEFLHPEAIETEPTRPNEMGMHRVAFSVDDLDAALEVAARHGCYPLRGVANYQGVYKLTYLRGPSGILVMLAQVLHGS; from the coding sequence ATGGGCATCACACTCGAAAACGTCGGGATCACCGTACGGGATCTAGAAGAGGCCATCGCCTTCTTTACCGATCTGGGACTCGAGGTCGCCGGCCGAGATACGGTGAGCGGTGAGTGGGCGGAGACGGCCGTGGGTCTGGACGGCAACCACGCAAAGATCGCCGTGCTCAGCACACCCGATGGCGCCGGCCGCGTGGAGCCTATCGAATTTCTTCACCCGGAGGCGATCGAGACCGAACCGACGCGTCCGAACGAGATGGGCATGCACCGCGTCGCGTTCTCCGTCGATGACCTCGACGCGGCGCTCGAGGTCGCGGCGCGGCACGGCTGCTATCCCCTGCGCGGGGTGGCCAACTATCAGGGGGTCTACAAGCTGACGTACCTGCGCGGGCCGAGCGGCATCCTCGTCATGCTCGCCCAAGTCCTGCACGGTAGCTAG
- a CDS encoding type B 50S ribosomal protein L31, with the protein MKANTHPEYAPVVFRDLASGEKYLTRSTISSAKTIEWEDGNTYPVIDVEISAASHPFYTGKQRIMDSAGRVERFNARFKNFGGKK; encoded by the coding sequence ATGAAGGCAAACACGCACCCCGAGTACGCACCGGTCGTTTTCCGCGACCTGGCTTCCGGCGAGAAGTACCTGACCCGTTCCACCATCAGCTCGGCGAAGACCATCGAGTGGGAGGACGGCAACACCTACCCGGTCATCGACGTTGAGATCTCCGCCGCCTCGCACCCGTTCTACACGGGCAAGCAGCGCATCATGGACTCCGCGGGCCGCGTGGAGCGCTTCAACGCTCGCTTCAAGAACTTCGGCGGCAAGAAGTAA
- a CDS encoding lipoyl protein ligase domain-containing protein produces MSSTEHHHGEYKVAGGKLVVADLDVADGTIARANLNGDFFLEPDEALEDLNAALTGLPADASHATLRDAVVHGLREGAAMIGFDAAAVATAARRALGHATTWADHEWEILPPVDLPIATNVALDEVITRDVAAGRRKPTLRLWDWSERAVVIGSFQSLANEVDPAGAAAHDVTVMRRISGGGAMFMEAGNCITYSLSAPASLVDGVSFADSYPFLDAWVMEALADVGIEAHYKPLNDIATAHGKIGGAAQKRLANGGLLHHVTMSYDIDADKMMQVLRIGREKISDKGIASATKRVDPLKRQAGRSRAEIFDVMMGVFERRYGAQRAALDPETLARAEELARTKFTADEWVQRVP; encoded by the coding sequence ATGAGCTCAACAGAACATCATCACGGCGAATACAAGGTGGCCGGCGGCAAGCTCGTGGTCGCCGATCTCGACGTGGCCGACGGGACCATCGCCCGGGCCAATCTCAACGGCGACTTCTTCCTCGAGCCCGATGAGGCCCTCGAGGACCTCAACGCCGCCCTCACGGGTCTGCCCGCCGACGCCTCCCACGCCACACTGCGCGACGCCGTCGTGCACGGTCTGCGCGAGGGGGCCGCCATGATCGGCTTCGACGCCGCCGCCGTGGCCACGGCGGCACGCCGTGCCTTGGGGCACGCCACCACGTGGGCCGATCACGAGTGGGAGATTCTCCCTCCCGTGGACCTGCCCATCGCCACCAATGTGGCGCTCGACGAAGTGATCACGCGCGACGTCGCGGCCGGGCGCCGCAAGCCGACCCTGCGGCTGTGGGATTGGTCTGAACGGGCCGTCGTCATTGGCAGTTTTCAGTCATTGGCCAATGAAGTGGACCCCGCTGGCGCGGCCGCGCACGACGTGACCGTGATGCGACGCATTTCCGGCGGCGGGGCCATGTTCATGGAGGCCGGCAATTGCATCACCTACTCGCTGTCCGCGCCGGCCTCCCTCGTGGATGGGGTGAGCTTCGCCGATTCCTACCCCTTCCTCGACGCGTGGGTCATGGAGGCCTTGGCCGATGTGGGCATCGAGGCCCATTACAAGCCGCTGAATGACATCGCGACCGCGCACGGCAAGATCGGGGGCGCCGCGCAGAAGCGGCTGGCTAACGGGGGGCTGCTGCACCACGTGACGATGAGCTATGACATTGACGCGGACAAGATGATGCAGGTGCTGCGCATCGGCCGGGAGAAAATCTCCGACAAGGGGATTGCCAGCGCCACAAAGCGCGTCGATCCGCTCAAGCGCCAGGCAGGCCGCAGCCGCGCCGAGATCTTCGACGTCATGATGGGCGTGTTCGAGCGCCGCTACGGAGCCCAGCGGGCCGCGCTGGATCCGGAAACGCTCGCTCGGGCGGAGGAGCTCGCGCGCACCAAGTTCACCGCCGACGAGTGGGTCCAGCGCGTCCCCTAG
- the pepN gene encoding aminopeptidase N — protein sequence MESTKNLTRTETAQRTATVSDVAYRLEIDVSSAADPSVSTFGSTTTITFSATPGASTFLDFLHGGVDSVTLNGAELPVDEVVGEHRITLPHLAEENTVVVAGHGLYSRSGEGLHRFVDPADSNTYLYTQYEPADARRVFANFEQPDLKATYDVSVTAPATWHVASNGASQRMDHHGNGTATWHFARTPRLSTYITALLAGPYHYVTDEWTGTTADGGTLTIELGASCRASLADDFDADRIFDVTKAGLDLFHRLFAYPYPWGKYDQAFVPEYNLGAMENPGLVTFTESYVFTSRATAAQHEGRANTLLHEMAHMWFGDLVTMAWWDDLWLKESFADYMGTLAVERATDLGQPWVTFANRRKAWAYVQDQLPTTHPIVADIPDVDAAKQNFDGITYAKGASVLKQLAAFVGEDAFFTAARAYFERHAFGNTTLADFLAVLSEASGRDMGAWAEAWLKTAGVPVLGVDLDTDEDGTVRSAHLVQEATDPVTGEPVLRPHVVRVGTFEVIDGRLQRTGSHEVELTGARAPLEPLVGQPRPAVVLPNDEDLTYAKVRFDEESLAVLLERLTELTEPLAQATAWAALWNMVRDAALPAERFSRAVAGMVGQIAEVGVVQLVLEQAETALNRYAPPSARPAALEALSDTVLGQLRDAEAGSDHQVAYARAVARLGRSEHVSAAVDSTVDGLLAGTTSFAGLDVDEQLRWALVQARAARGRADQAEIDAALGSAPSAVATVGHALASAARPEPEVKGRAFRAVMAGRDHESNVLSNDALSATAAGFQLGSHELLDGFSAEYWGALEDLWARLSIGLATRTVQGLFPAAQDITAEGVDANPALQAARAWLAGHETAPAALRRVVLEQTDTLERTLRAQSAAL from the coding sequence GTGGAATCGACGAAGAACCTGACCCGAACCGAAACTGCCCAGCGAACTGCCACCGTCTCCGATGTGGCGTACCGGCTGGAAATCGATGTCTCCTCAGCGGCAGACCCCAGCGTCTCGACCTTTGGATCGACGACGACGATCACCTTCTCCGCCACCCCGGGCGCCAGCACCTTCCTCGACTTTCTCCACGGTGGCGTTGACTCCGTCACGCTCAACGGAGCCGAGCTCCCCGTCGATGAGGTGGTCGGCGAGCACCGCATCACGCTGCCACATCTCGCGGAGGAGAACACGGTCGTGGTCGCCGGCCACGGGCTCTACTCCCGCAGTGGCGAGGGCCTGCACCGCTTCGTGGATCCGGCTGATTCGAACACCTATCTCTACACGCAGTACGAGCCGGCCGACGCCCGCCGCGTGTTCGCCAATTTCGAGCAGCCGGATCTTAAGGCCACCTACGACGTCTCCGTCACGGCGCCAGCCACCTGGCACGTTGCCTCCAACGGCGCGTCGCAACGCATGGACCACCACGGCAATGGCACCGCCACGTGGCACTTTGCGCGCACCCCACGACTGTCGACCTACATCACGGCCCTTCTGGCTGGCCCGTACCACTACGTGACAGACGAGTGGACGGGGACCACCGCCGACGGCGGCACCTTGACGATCGAGCTCGGCGCTTCCTGCCGCGCGTCGCTGGCCGATGACTTCGACGCGGACCGGATCTTCGACGTCACCAAGGCTGGGCTCGACCTGTTCCACCGCCTGTTCGCCTACCCGTACCCGTGGGGGAAGTACGATCAGGCGTTCGTCCCCGAGTACAACTTGGGCGCCATGGAGAATCCGGGCCTCGTGACGTTTACGGAAAGCTACGTGTTCACCTCGCGCGCCACCGCGGCCCAGCACGAGGGTCGCGCCAATACGCTGCTCCACGAGATGGCGCACATGTGGTTCGGCGACTTGGTCACCATGGCGTGGTGGGACGACCTGTGGCTCAAGGAGTCCTTCGCCGACTACATGGGCACGCTCGCCGTCGAGCGCGCCACGGACCTGGGCCAACCGTGGGTCACGTTCGCGAACCGGCGTAAGGCGTGGGCCTACGTACAGGACCAGTTGCCCACCACCCATCCGATCGTCGCGGACATTCCTGACGTCGATGCGGCCAAGCAGAATTTCGACGGCATCACGTACGCCAAGGGCGCTTCGGTCCTCAAACAGCTCGCCGCGTTTGTGGGCGAGGATGCCTTCTTTACCGCCGCACGGGCCTACTTTGAGCGCCACGCGTTCGGCAACACCACCCTGGCGGACTTTCTCGCGGTCCTCAGCGAAGCCTCAGGGCGGGACATGGGCGCGTGGGCAGAGGCCTGGCTGAAGACAGCCGGCGTACCCGTCCTCGGAGTCGATCTGGACACGGACGAGGACGGAACGGTGAGGTCCGCGCACCTCGTGCAGGAGGCGACCGATCCCGTGACGGGCGAGCCGGTGTTGCGCCCGCATGTCGTCCGCGTCGGCACCTTTGAGGTGATCGACGGCCGGCTGCAGCGCACGGGTAGCCACGAGGTCGAGCTCACGGGGGCCCGCGCGCCGCTCGAGCCCCTGGTGGGTCAGCCGCGCCCCGCCGTCGTCCTGCCGAATGATGAGGACCTGACGTACGCCAAGGTGCGCTTCGACGAGGAGTCGCTCGCCGTGCTGCTCGAGAGGCTGACCGAGCTGACCGAACCGTTGGCTCAGGCCACTGCGTGGGCCGCCCTGTGGAACATGGTGCGGGACGCAGCACTGCCGGCCGAGCGGTTCAGCCGCGCGGTGGCGGGCATGGTGGGGCAGATCGCCGAAGTCGGTGTCGTGCAGCTGGTCTTGGAGCAGGCAGAAACCGCTCTGAACCGGTATGCCCCACCCAGCGCCCGTCCGGCGGCGCTGGAGGCCCTTTCCGACACCGTGCTGGGACAGCTTCGGGACGCCGAGGCCGGCTCGGATCATCAGGTCGCCTACGCGCGGGCCGTCGCGCGGCTGGGTCGTTCAGAACACGTCTCAGCCGCCGTGGACTCCACCGTGGACGGGCTCTTGGCGGGCACGACGTCGTTCGCTGGACTCGACGTGGACGAACAGTTGCGCTGGGCCCTAGTCCAGGCCCGAGCGGCTCGCGGCCGGGCCGATCAAGCCGAAATTGATGCGGCGCTGGGCTCCGCCCCGAGTGCCGTGGCCACCGTGGGACATGCTTTGGCTTCCGCCGCCCGCCCGGAACCCGAGGTCAAGGGGCGCGCCTTCCGCGCGGTCATGGCGGGGCGCGATCATGAATCGAACGTTCTTTCGAATGACGCCTTGAGCGCCACGGCGGCGGGCTTCCAGTTGGGCTCGCACGAGCTGCTGGACGGCTTCTCCGCCGAGTACTGGGGTGCGCTCGAGGACCTGTGGGCGCGGCTCAGCATCGGGCTCGCCACGCGCACCGTACAGGGCCTCTTCCCGGCGGCGCAGGACATCACCGCCGAGGGCGTTGACGCGAATCCGGCGCTGCAGGCAGCCCGGGCCTGGCTCGCCGGGCACGAGACGGCTCCCGCCGCACTGCGGCGCGTCGTCTTGGAACAGACCGACACCCTGGAACGGACCCTGCGGGCACAAAGCGCAGCACTTTAG
- a CDS encoding YeiH family protein, with amino-acid sequence MSDSPGRASWGRRVRAVVPGLVAAGAAVGLSVLAHLGLPALPVMTLCVALGALAGNVLRAPVRAGHPLRRAESALRPGLSFAGRTLMRAGIVLLGLALVPADLAALGFDGVAVVAAAVGAAFVGTWAAARLFRLPGDEPVLLAAGFSICGASAIGAMSQARGTTRDASTPIALVTLCGTLSIAVLPLLAGWLGLGPLTFGYWAGAAVHDVGQVVATAQTAGAAALAAAVVVKLVRVLTLAPVTTVGAWTARRRAARHGTDGARQPGRRAPLVPLFVIGFALMVAARATGLVAPEALALAHLAQEALLGAALFGLGFAIDLRALFASASRSTGAALVAWAWIALLGLGVAAILSNGSFMV; translated from the coding sequence GTGAGCGATTCTCCGGGCCGCGCCTCGTGGGGGCGCCGCGTGCGGGCCGTGGTGCCGGGGCTAGTGGCTGCGGGCGCCGCCGTCGGTCTCTCCGTCCTCGCCCACCTCGGCCTGCCTGCGCTCCCCGTGATGACCCTCTGCGTCGCGCTGGGGGCGCTAGCGGGCAACGTCTTGCGCGCACCAGTGCGGGCGGGGCACCCGTTGCGGCGCGCCGAATCCGCCCTACGGCCCGGGCTCTCTTTCGCCGGACGCACCCTCATGCGGGCGGGCATCGTCCTACTGGGCCTCGCGTTGGTTCCAGCTGACCTTGCGGCGCTCGGGTTCGACGGCGTCGCGGTGGTTGCGGCGGCGGTTGGAGCCGCGTTTGTGGGGACTTGGGCGGCGGCTCGCCTTTTCCGGCTCCCGGGGGACGAGCCCGTTCTCTTGGCCGCTGGCTTCTCGATCTGCGGAGCCAGCGCGATCGGGGCGATGAGCCAAGCCCGCGGTACCACGCGCGATGCCTCGACGCCGATCGCTCTCGTCACGTTGTGCGGCACCCTGTCCATCGCCGTCCTGCCGCTGCTGGCCGGATGGCTGGGGCTCGGGCCGCTGACGTTCGGGTATTGGGCGGGCGCGGCGGTGCACGACGTCGGCCAAGTGGTCGCCACGGCGCAGACCGCCGGCGCCGCCGCGCTCGCGGCCGCCGTCGTCGTCAAGCTCGTCAGGGTCCTGACGCTGGCTCCGGTCACCACCGTGGGGGCCTGGACCGCGCGGCGCCGCGCCGCGCGCCACGGGACTGACGGCGCACGTCAGCCGGGACGCCGGGCGCCCTTGGTCCCGCTGTTCGTCATCGGGTTCGCCCTCATGGTCGCGGCGCGCGCCACGGGGCTGGTGGCTCCAGAGGCCCTCGCGCTGGCCCACCTGGCGCAGGAGGCCCTGCTCGGGGCGGCGCTGTTCGGCCTCGGCTTCGCCATCGACCTGCGCGCGTTGTTTGCTTCGGCGTCCCGTTCGACGGGCGCGGCCCTCGTGGCGTGGGCCTGGATCGCGTTGCTGGGCCTCGGCGTGGCAGCGATCTTGTCAAACGGTTCTTTCATGGTCTAA
- a CDS encoding SDR family oxidoreductase — translation MSSADSAQAPSASAPFSDEELAACLKVLESVHTLEEHDARFTAVRRATGRMFKDVKRYRRAQARRAVAEADRAVTERTATGSASRLDDETEGLDLASSASGPSAGTYTRARDCYVCKRSYTVADAFYHALCLECAEKGRGWREARTDLTGRRALLTGGRAKIGMHIALRLLRDGAQTTITTRFPHDAARRFAAVEDSADWLDRLTVVGIDLRDPAQVISLADSVAADGPLDILINNAAQTVRRSPGAYRHLIDGESTPLPRELMGPGGPTVRGATQTPGAHPRALAAAFDLRGSGLEHAAAMDPTDLARQAMTAGSASLERYRAGTAIDAGGLLPDHVPENSWTQLLGDVDPLEMLEVQLCNMTAPFLLASRLRPALAASSARRKYIVNVSAMEGQFSRRYKGPGHPHTNMSKAAINMLTRTSAEEMFEADGILMTAVDTGWITDERPHEDKLRHAESGWHAPLDLIDGAARVYHPIVAGEAGTDLYGCFLKDYERSAW, via the coding sequence ATGAGCTCTGCCGACTCCGCCCAAGCGCCCTCAGCCTCCGCCCCTTTTTCTGACGAGGAGCTCGCCGCGTGCTTAAAGGTCCTCGAGTCCGTTCACACCTTAGAGGAGCATGACGCACGCTTTACCGCCGTGCGCCGGGCGACGGGTCGAATGTTCAAGGATGTCAAGCGATACCGGCGAGCGCAGGCGCGGCGCGCTGTCGCCGAGGCAGACCGCGCGGTAACGGAGCGAACGGCGACGGGATCGGCGTCTCGGCTCGACGATGAAACCGAGGGCTTGGATTTGGCGTCGAGTGCCTCGGGACCCAGTGCCGGCACATACACCCGGGCCCGTGACTGCTATGTGTGCAAGCGGTCCTACACGGTGGCAGATGCGTTCTACCACGCCCTGTGTCTGGAATGTGCAGAGAAGGGTCGGGGATGGCGTGAGGCGCGTACCGACCTGACGGGTCGGCGGGCGCTGCTGACGGGTGGGCGCGCGAAGATCGGCATGCATATTGCGTTGCGCCTACTGCGTGATGGGGCACAGACGACCATCACCACGCGCTTCCCCCACGATGCTGCGCGCCGTTTCGCGGCGGTCGAGGACAGTGCCGACTGGCTTGACCGGCTGACCGTCGTGGGGATCGATTTGCGCGACCCCGCTCAGGTGATTTCGCTGGCCGATTCGGTGGCGGCGGACGGACCGTTGGACATCCTGATCAATAATGCAGCGCAAACAGTGCGCCGCTCCCCGGGGGCTTACCGCCACCTCATCGACGGTGAATCCACTCCCCTGCCACGAGAGCTCATGGGCCCCGGTGGACCGACGGTGCGCGGGGCGACGCAGACTCCTGGGGCGCACCCTCGGGCCCTCGCCGCGGCGTTCGATCTCCGAGGGTCCGGCCTAGAGCACGCGGCGGCCATGGATCCGACGGACCTCGCTCGGCAGGCCATGACCGCGGGCTCGGCCTCCTTGGAACGGTATCGAGCAGGCACCGCCATCGACGCCGGGGGCCTGCTCCCCGACCACGTGCCAGAGAACAGCTGGACGCAGCTACTCGGTGACGTGGACCCTCTGGAGATGTTGGAAGTGCAGCTGTGCAATATGACGGCGCCCTTCTTGTTGGCGAGCCGACTGCGCCCGGCCCTGGCGGCGTCGAGCGCGCGACGAAAGTACATCGTGAACGTCTCCGCCATGGAGGGACAGTTCTCGCGCCGCTACAAGGGACCCGGCCACCCGCACACCAACATGTCCAAGGCTGCGATCAACATGCTGACGCGCACCAGCGCGGAAGAGATGTTTGAGGCGGACGGCATCCTCATGACGGCCGTGGACACCGGTTGGATCACGGACGAGCGCCCGCATGAGGACAAGCTGCGCCATGCGGAATCGGGGTGGCATGCGCCGCTCGACCTCATTGATGGTGCGGCCCGCGTCTACCACCCCATCGTCGCCGGGGAGGCGGGCACCGACCTCTACGGGTGCTTCCTCAAGGACTACGAGCGGTCCGCGTGGTGA
- the glgC gene encoding glucose-1-phosphate adenylyltransferase, which produces MPKCKVLAVVLAGGEGKRLMPLTEDRAKPAVPFAGGYRLVDFALSNVVNSGYRQIVVLTQYKSHSLDRHISETWRMSTHLGNYVASVPAQQRLGKQWFLGSANAIYQSMNLIHDADPDYVLVVGADHVYRMDFSAMLEAHIASGASASVAAVRQPLSLASQFGVIELNDQDPHKIAGFVEKPETTAGLADDPDRFLASMGNYIFTKDALIDALNRDSQRTDTAHDMGADIIPEFVSTNDCVVYDFSKNPVPGQEPDVERYWRDVGTLDSYYEAHMDLLAPVPDFNLYNHEWPIFTRQNSSPPAKLVRGADGTQGQAHDSLLSAGVVISGGRVEHSVLSGDVSVNNHAHVEDSVLLNNVTVGEGAVVKRAILDKNVVVPPGAEIGVDSALDASRGFLITPSGLTVLSKGQTVPVD; this is translated from the coding sequence ATGCCCAAATGTAAGGTGCTGGCCGTTGTTCTGGCCGGCGGAGAAGGCAAGCGACTGATGCCTCTGACGGAGGATCGGGCCAAGCCTGCGGTGCCATTTGCTGGGGGCTATCGGTTAGTCGATTTCGCCTTGTCTAACGTGGTTAATTCGGGATATCGGCAGATTGTTGTTCTGACGCAATACAAGTCGCATTCGCTCGACCGTCATATTTCGGAAACCTGGCGGATGTCAACACATCTGGGCAATTACGTGGCCTCCGTTCCGGCCCAGCAGCGGCTAGGAAAACAATGGTTCCTAGGGTCCGCCAATGCGATTTATCAGTCGATGAACCTGATTCACGACGCGGATCCGGACTACGTGCTCGTGGTCGGCGCTGACCACGTCTACCGCATGGACTTCTCGGCCATGCTCGAGGCTCACATCGCCTCGGGTGCCTCGGCCTCGGTCGCCGCTGTTCGCCAGCCCCTCTCTCTCGCCTCTCAATTCGGCGTCATTGAGCTCAACGACCAAGATCCCCACAAGATCGCGGGCTTCGTGGAGAAGCCAGAGACTACGGCCGGGCTCGCCGACGATCCCGACCGCTTCTTGGCTTCCATGGGGAATTACATTTTCACCAAGGACGCACTCATTGACGCGCTGAATCGGGACAGCCAACGCACTGACACTGCCCATGACATGGGAGCGGACATCATTCCCGAGTTTGTTTCGACGAACGACTGCGTGGTGTACGACTTCTCGAAAAATCCCGTGCCGGGCCAAGAGCCTGACGTCGAACGCTACTGGCGTGACGTGGGGACCCTTGACTCGTACTACGAGGCCCACATGGATCTCTTGGCGCCCGTCCCAGATTTCAATCTCTACAATCACGAATGGCCCATCTTCACGCGGCAAAATTCATCCCCGCCCGCCAAGCTGGTCCGCGGCGCGGACGGTACGCAGGGCCAAGCCCACGACTCACTCCTTTCCGCGGGAGTCGTCATTTCCGGTGGCCGCGTCGAACATTCCGTCCTTTCGGGGGATGTCTCGGTGAACAACCACGCCCACGTCGAAGACTCCGTGCTGCTCAACAACGTCACCGTCGGCGAGGGGGCGGTCGTCAAGCGTGCCATTCTCGATAAGAACGTAGTCGTTCCTCCGGGGGCGGAAATCGGTGTTGACTCCGCATTGGATGCCTCGCGCGGATTCCTCATCACGCCGTCCGGACTCACGGTACTCAGCAAAGGACAGACCGTCCCCGTCGACTAG